One genomic region from Cryptococcus gattii WM276 chromosome C, complete sequence encodes:
- a CDS encoding nucleus protein, putative (Similar to TIGR gene model, INSD accession AAW42563.1) produces the protein MAQQTQPLKILAIGSPLSELSTLVSKITAINGKHGPFDACVIVGDLFAEGTDGDEVAGLKFPVPTYFTLGKNILPQSIQEKISETGGEVVDNLVFLGKSKVLTTSQGLKIACIGGSYSPETYDAPNDPYSPVITRESVDAVLKHSLLSGPSTGTADSLASAKQSATVLPAAFQGVDLLLLSSPAPPLSSLSPSFTTSGISLINPASPLEDVIKKAKPRYLLWGNGEGFWEREPWGWTSPSGKEERWTRAVKLGALGGEVPAGGKKARWFYAFTLPPQSPSTPVPARPANATPNPFMEMPIAKKRGLDEDDVNGHSQKKGRLDGAPPPADYMCKICSQPGHWIQDCPMKGDKSKPPSGYKCKICQSPDHFVRECPNKEDKPRGPKPPPQGYVCRACGADGQHYIRDCPLVLEREEAKAKKKELGPAECWFCLSNPKVTKHLIVAIGGETYVTLPKGQLIPTDEGKSLVPGGGHVLIIPIAHHPTLLSIPADDAMSIISELEGFKSSLRECYASYGAVPVSFEVGRLSGRGGHAHVQVVPIPKELAGKVEESFRVAGERQGIDWEKEPERALARAGSGGNYFKVECPDGTKMVHLLKGNFDLQFGRTVLGSLLGLQHRIDWKACARSDAEEKDDAVKFKKAFAPFHS, from the exons ATGGCTCAACAGACTCAGCCACTCAAAAT CCTTGCTATAGGATCACCTTTATCTGAGCTCTCCACCTTGGTGTCCAAGATCACGGCCATCAACGGAAAACATGGCCCATTTGATGCATGTGTTATTGTTGGTGATCTATTTGCCGAGGGAACCGATGGTGATGAAGTTGCAGGGCTCAAAT TCCCTGTGCCAACTTATTTTACATTGGGCAAAAATATCTTGCCGCAATCTATCCAAGAGAAGATATCAGAAACCGGCGGCGAAGTGGTAGACAACCTCGTTTTCCTTG GTAAATCAAAGGTGCTCACCACCTCTCAAGGCCTTAAGATTGCTTGCATTGGAGGCAGCTACAGTCCCGAGACATATGACGCCCCGAAT GACCCTTATTCTCCTGTCATAACTCGTGAGAGCGTCGATGCTGTTCTAAAGCACTCCCTTCTCTCTGGGCCTTCAACCGGAACAGCAGATTCTTTGGCTTCCGCCAAGCAATCAGCGACTGTTCTTCCTGCAGCGTTCCAAGGTGTAGATCTCTTGCTACTCTCTTCTCCGGCCCCCCCTCTatcttccctttccccttctttcACAACTTCCGGAATCTCACTTATCAACCCTGCATCTCCTCTGGAAGATGTTATCAAAAAGGCAAAGCCAAGGTATCTTCTTTGGGGGAATGGTGAAGGTTTCtgggagagggagcctTGGGGTTGGACTAGCCCGTCagggaaggaggagaggtGGACTAGAGCAGTCAAGTTGGGAGCGTTAGGAGGAGAAGTGCCAGCCGGAGGTAAAAAAGCTCGG TGGTTCTACGCTTTcactcttcctcctcaaaGCCCTTCTACTCCGGTGCCTGCCCGGCCTGCCAACGCGACACCTAACCCTTTCATGGAAATGCCCATTGCTAAAAAGCGAGGTCttgatgaagatgatgttAACGGACATTcgcagaagaagggtaGGCTGG ATGGCGCACCTCCTCCAGCTGACTATATGTGCAAGATTTGCTCTCAACCTGGT CACTGGATTCAAGACTGTCCCATGAAAGGCGACAAATCCAAGCCGCCCTCAGGATACAAATGCAAAATCTGCCAATCT CCCGACCACTTTGTCCGAGAATGTCCAAACAAGGAAGATAAACCAAGGGGACCCAAGCCGCCCCCTCAGGGTTATGTATGTCGTGCCTGTGGAGCCGACGGGCAACATTACATCCGAGATTGTCCTTTGGTTTTGGAAAGGGAGGAAGCCAAagccaagaagaaggagctAGGTCCTGCTGAAT GTTGGTTCTGTCTGAGCAACCCTAAAGTCACTAAGCATCTCATTGTTGCAATTGGAGGAGAGACTTACGTGACACTGCCCAAGGGACAACTTATACCTACTGACGAGGGCAAATCACTTGTTCCTGGCGGAGGACATGTTCTG ATTATCCCCATTGCTCATCATCCTACCCTCCTCTCCATTCCCGCGGACGACGCCATGTCAATCATCTCCGAACTAGAAGGCTTCAAATCTTCTCTCCGAGAATGTTACGCCTCTTACGGTGCTGTCCCCGTCTCATTCGAGGTCGGCCGTCTCAGTGGCAGGGGTGGGCATGCGCATGTGCAGGTCGTACCTATCCCAAAGGAGTTGGCGGGTAAAGTGGAAGAGTCATTCAGGGTTGCGGGGGAGAGACAGGGTATCGATTGGGAGAAGGAGCCGGAGAGGGCATTGGCGAGAGCTGGATCTGGTGGAAACTATTTCAAAGTGGAGTGCCCGGATGGAACCAAGATGGTGCACTTGTTGAAGGGGAACTTCGACCTGCAGTTTGGCAG GACCGTGCTGGGTAGTCTATTGGGTCTGCAACATCGTATTGACTGGAAAGCGTGTGCTAGAAGTGACGCTGAGGAGAAAGACGATGCTGTCAAATTTAAAAAAGCGTTTGCTCCATTCCATTCATAG